A single window of Aspergillus oryzae RIB40 DNA, chromosome 8 DNA harbors:
- a CDS encoding uncharacterized protein (polyketide synthase modules and related proteins), with protein sequence MQGTSFLFGTLTPEHNWNSIRDLKCYFDQNLGAEWILAAVSGLPDYWDLLVKKLPSIDGSFPGRQVLEDFHRWLRQGFNADETSSQLGNTVLLPIVVIIGLIEYWRFVEAKNPGCEDPLQEFSSKLQEGEMCNSEAIGLCAGQLTAYAVASSRTRSEFERYGSVSIRLAMMIGAATDALDARHGKAKSYVAAWRNPEQCEQMKRAISLVHPQAYISVWLDERRVTITTTAQWIRSSLLRQFQGAGLTVAESTIQGPIHSPSSENKSLAQGIREICQVTPALQLGDISNLALRTYTNDGHGTPVDRGSLHDLAVQSTLVAECNWYGTFASLPLSHRNSTQGVVAFGPDRCVPQSLTTSLGGRFIHVSRLGHSDALPNGIDTSTFSATPTTTAATPAAMTPALTTPVSPSLVPPASHIPTQQTEYVQNTPVKQLRAVDMANPDNEIRAKQHQQAEPSLSTESTVAIVGMSIKTAGADDVDEFSRMIQTGTSQHELVGPDRVKFHTLWREGDWDPSYKWYANWMRNIESFDHQFFKKSPREAANMDPAQRLSLQAAYQAVESSGYYCSDRNPTTGMDRDETDANHTGVYLGITLDDYQNHVRSHRANAFSITGTMRSLIAGKIAHHFGWTGPAMTLDTACSSSGVAIHTACRAILAGDCNAALAGGVNVITDPLAFQDLAAAGFLSPSRQCKPFDNSADGYCRGEAVGFVFLKRLSDALADGNQIFGCIAKSSVYQNENHTPIFVPNSPSLYNLFSSVIKKSQVDLSDISVVECHGTGTPVGDPAEWESVRQALEGPERPEPVYIGSAKGHIGHTEGASGLVALIKVLATIQSGYIPPQASHSTLNHLIQPTDTMQIAKALQPWRATRKAALINNYGASGCNVAMVVTESPVSQPSHDQCISEELMNVPICISGRTINTVKANCARLLKYLDIHTGISLVDLSFNINRQCSRLLPYRFSFTCGSLDELKMSLSQIVALSPGPEADTMVTPCQPERQIILCFGGQISRAIGLDRSLYDRTKVLQYHLNECDRAVQSLGAESIFPDIFSHEPVEDQQHLQTMLFAMQYSCAMSWLQSGLSKRVATLVGHSFGEITAMCISGVLSLQDTLKLVVGRAQLVRDSWGSDPGAMLAVEADEIAVQTLLSQANRVYTGSHPASIACYNGPRSFTLAGSEEAIGIVTDILSETSPPIRSKTLRVTNAFHSSLVDTIASRLKAVGGSITFKKPKIPLERTTEARSSAGLLGPQYVAEQMRQPVFFHHAVQRIAKGHPNCVWLEAGSSSTITVMAQRALDSTQRTSCHFQPVNIDDSDAFSNLAEATASLWKEGLSLSFWPHNAIQTAEYATIVLPPYQFEREKHWVELRSPVELIEQIKDRVRAESTIPASESTADPNQKWLFTGYKDSHVKGKRQPCFNIITASKEYQSLISSHIVAQKAGICSGMLQADLAIGALFSLHPDWITKGITATVHDAINHAPICLDSSRVLSIEFEDQENGFWDWKIVGSSMVAPRVVHTTGRLQMRDPKDVSYQAEFRRLSRMVDHERCLAVLNARPRDNDVEILQGRSIYRAFSDVVDFGQQYRSLRWLVGRGNESAGRFSKTPQNDAWFDQLRGEHISQVGGIWVNCMSNHSRDDIFLGAEIETYMVSPDWVNRPLPDQCDVLARHLKHRNTGDYTSDSFVFDPDSGDLVQVLLGVRFTRTPRASFVRALQHMTPGLETGHPESMLGTTLQPIPMTAATPVAVAEAPKTVSPKANIHETPTRNLLTEMTELIANIVGVDIAEIGPDANLVDFGVDSLLALELQGEIKTAFSCAPDVVAILEATTIRDLVACLPIPRDMLQHETINNAESTDDLFHEVSSLSQASDPYLSTPCESSTSGSFIPLDLLWRASDILESFSAIKGRGDQMILEHGLGNFESNIVPDTNRLCTALVVECFEELGCPLQSANPGDVLSRISFKPQHTIFVNYIYHFLEKTAQLVSLDQTGRLIRTETPTPTMSSKDMLPELLKKYPDHGDFTQLTYHAGIQLASALSGLTDGNRVLMSNPEGRKLCESVYHNYPLNRIGFETIRDVIIQALKHIHIDKTPLKILELGAGTGSLTSVLLPLLGSLDIPVEYTFTDLSSSLVAQARRTLGRQYKFMKFAVQDIEKPPSKEIAGQQHIIVASNAVHATRSLEDSTRNIRQALRPDGFLMVLEMREAWPALDLTFGLYEGWWLFEDGRTHVYTSPEVWKRSLTAAGYEAVDWTDGKLPEHKYYMVVIALASAL encoded by the coding sequence ATGCAGGGcacttcatttcttttcgGCACACTCACGCCTGAGCATAACTGGAACTCGATTCGAGACCTAAAATGCTATTTCGACCAAAACCTAGGCGCGGAGTGGATTCTTGCTGCAGTTTCCGGGCTTCCCGACTACTGGGATCTCTTAGTAAAGAAATTGCCATCCATCGATGGCTCGTTCCCAGGTCGGCAGGTACTGGAGGACTTCCACCGCTGGCTTCGACAAGGATTCAATGCGGATGAGACCTCATCTCAATTGGGAAATACTGTTCTGCTACCCATTGTGGTAATTATCGGCTTGATTGAGTACTGGCGTTTTGTTGAAGCGAAGAACCCAGGATGTGAAGATCCACTCCAAGAGTTTAGTTCCAAGCTTCAAGAAGGCGAAATGTGTAATTCTGAGGCCATTGGCCTGTGTGCAGGGCAGTTGACCGCATACGCTGTTGCCAGCAGTCGTACTCGCTCTGAGTTTGAACGTTATGGCTCCGTTTCAATTCGTTTGGCAATGATGATCGGAGCAGCTACGGATGCGCTGGACGCGCGACATGGGAAGGCAAAATCTTATGTTGCAGCGTGGCGTAATCCCGAACAATGTGAACAAATGAAGCGGGCCATCAGCCTAGTACACCCACAAGCATACATTTCTGTTTGGCTGGATGAGAGACGAGTGACAATCACCACAACTGCCCAATGGATTCGGTCTAGTCTTCTACGTCAATTTCAGGGAGCGGGACTGACAGTCGCCGAGTCGACCATCCAAGGGCCCATTCATTCTCCTAGCAGTGAGAACAAATCGCTTGCCCAGGGCATTCGTGAGATTTGCCAAGTTACTCCCGCTTTACAGCTAGGGGATATCTCGAACCTCGCCCTTCGGACATACACGAACGACGGCCATGGGACTCCAGTTGACCGGGGTAGTCTGCACGACCTAGCTGTGCAAAGCACACTTGTTGCAGAGTGTAACTGGTATGGGACCTTTGCATCGCTACCTCTATCTCATAGGAACTCGACTCAAGGTGTTGTCGCATTCGGCCCTGACCGGTGTGTCCCTCAATCCTTGACAACATCCTTGGGTGGAAGATTTATTCATGTCTCACGCCTGGGTCATTCCGATGCTCTTCCCAATGGTATCGATACATCAACGTTTTCTGCTACCCCAACCACTACTGCCGCTACCCCTGCTGCTATGACACCTGCGCTCACCACACCTGTGTCTCCATCCCTTGTTCCACCTGCCTCTCACATTCCAACGCAACAAACAGAGTATGTCCAGAATACGCCCGTGAAGCAGCTCCGAGCTGTAGATATGGCGAATCCCGACAATGAGATTCGAGCGaagcaacaccaacaggCCGAGCCTTCACTCTCGACCGAAAGTACGGTTGCCATAGTGGGCATGTCCATCAAAACAGCTGGTGCAGACGACGTAGACGAGTTCTCGCGCATGATACAAACTGGCACCTCCCAGCACGAGCTAGTTGGACCTGATCGAGTCAAATTTCATACGCTGTGGCGCGAAGGTGACTGGGATCCCTCTTACAAATGGTATGCCAATTGGATGCGCAACATAGAGAGCTTTGACCATCAATTCTTCAAGAAGAGCCCTCGAGAAGCCGCCAACATGGATCCAGCGCAAAGGCTCTCTCTGCAGGCTGCTTACCAAGCCGTTGAAAGCTCTGGCTACTATTGTAGCGATCGAAATCCCACCACAGGAATGGATCGGGATGAGACTGATGCAAATCATACTGGTGTATATTTGGGAATAACATTGGATGATTATCAAAACCACGTCAGATCCCATCGCGCAAatgccttctccatcacGGGAACTATGCGGAGTCTCATTGCCGGCAAGATAGCTCATCATTTTGGCTGGACAGGCCCCGCCATGACTCTCGATACTGCCTGCTCCTCATCTGGTGTTGCCATTCATACAGCCTGTCGAGCCATTTTGGCTGGTGACTGCAATGCTGCTCTTGCCGGAGGGGTCAACGTCATTACTGACCCTCTTGCCTTCCAGGATTTAGCAGCTGCCGGCTTTCTCAGTCCCTCACGCCAATGTAAGCCATTTGATAACAGTGCAGATGGGTACTGCCGGGGGGAAGCTGTGGGCTTTGTCTTCTTGAAACGACTCTCCGATGCATTGGCGGATGGCAATCAGATATTTGGATGTATTGCCAAGTCATCAGTCTATCAGAATGAGAACCACACACCCATCTTCGTTCCGAACTCACCTTCTTTATATAACCTTTTCAGTTCTGTTATAAAGAAATCCCAGGTAGATCTATCAGACATATCAGTGGTGGAATGTCACGGGACAGGTACGCCAGTGGGGGATCCTGCTGAGTGGGAAAGTGTTCGTCAGGCCCTGGAAGGGCCTGAAAGGCCTGAGCCAGTGTATATCGGGTCTGCGAAAGGTCACATAGGCCACACAGAGGGTGCTTCTGGCTTAGTTGCGCTCATAAAGGTCTTGGCTACAATTCAAAGCGGGTACATTCCACCTCAGGCAAGTCATTCCACACTGAATCACCTCATACAACCAACCGACACGATGCAGATTGCGAAGGCTCTACAGCCCTGGCGAGCTACACGCAAGGCAGCATTGATCAACAACTACGGTGCCAGTGGATGTAATGTGGCCATGGTTGTCACCGAATCTCCAGTCTCCCAGCCGTCACATGACCAGTGTATTTCAGAAGAGTTGATGAATGTTCCCATCTGCATTTCCGGGCGAACCATAAACACAGTCAAGGCCAACTGCGCACGGCTTCTTAAATACCTTGACATTCACACCGGTATTAGCCTCGTCGACCTTTCATTCAACATTAACCGTCAATGCAGCCGTCTGCTGCCCTACAGATTCTCATTCACATGTGGTTCTCTAGATGAATTGAAAATGTCGTTATCGCAAATAGTGGCTCTGTCTCCTGGCCCAGAGGCGGATACAATGGTTACTCCCTGCCAGCCTGAGCGACAAATTATTCTCTGTTTTGGTGGCCAGATATCAAGAGCCATCGGGCTAGATCGTAGCCTGTACGATCGTACGAAGGTTTTACAATATCATCTGAATGAATGCGACCGAGCAGTTCAGTCACTAGGGGCTGAAAGTATCTTCCCTGATATTTTCTCCCATGAACCAGTAGAAGACCAGCAACATTTGCAAACAATGCTATTTGCAATGCAATATTCTTGCGCAATGTCCTGGTTACAATCTGGGTTATCAAAGCGAGTTGCTACACTTGTTGGTCACAGCTTCGGGGAGATTACTGCGATGTGTATATCTGGCGTGCTGTCTTTGCAGGATACTTTGAAGCTGGTGGTAGGAAGAGCACAGTTGGTCCGAGACTCGTGGGGATCTGACCCCGGTGCCATGCTTGCGGTCGAAGCGGACGAGATTGCTGTGCAAACACTGTTATCTCAGGCCAACCGGGTGTACACTGGCTCCCATCCGGCAAGTATTGCGTGCTACAACGGTCCTAGGAGTTTCACTTTGGCAGGTTCTGAAGAGGCCATTGGCATCGTGACTGATATTCTGTCTGAAACCTCTCCTCCGATACGCAGTAAGACACTGCGAGTGACGAACGCCTTCCACTCAAGTCTCGTCGACACAATTGCCTCTAGGCTTAAAGCTGTGGGAGGAAGTATCACCTtcaagaagccaaagatTCCTCTTGAGCGAACGACAGAGGCTAGATCATCCGCTGGACTTCTAGGCCCGCAGTATGTGGCGGAACAGATGAGACAACCAGTATTCTTTCACCATGCTGTGCAACGCATCGCGAAGGGCCATCCGAACTGTGTTTGGTTAGAGGCAGGGTCTAGCTCTACAATCACTGTCATGGCCCAGCGAGCGTTGGATTCCACTCAACGGACGTCCTGTCATTTCCAGCCTGTCAATATTGATGATTCTGATGCTTTCAGCAATCTTGCCGAGGCGACAGCCTCTTTGTGGAAAGAGGGGCTGTCTTTGTCGTTCTGGCCACATAACGCCATCCAGACGGCCGAATACGCTACCATTGTCTTGCCCCCATACCAgtttgaaagagaaaagcatTGGGTGGAACTTCGATCTCCGGTTGAGCTTATTGAACAAATAAAGGATCGTGTGCGGGCAGAGAGCACTATTCCAGCTTCGGAGTCTACAGCTGATCCAAACCAAAAATGGTTGTTTACTGGGTATAAGGACTCGCACGTCAAGGGCAAGAGGCAACCTTgtttcaacatcatcacGGCATCCAAGGAATACCAATCCCTAATATCCAGTCATATCGTCGCGCAGAAAGCTGGAATCTGCTCTGGCATGTTGCAGGCGGATTTGGCTATCGGTGCGTTATTCAGTCTTCACCCTGACTGGATTACGAAGGGAATTACCGCCACAGTCCATGACGCGATCAACCACGCACCAATCTGTCTAGATTCTTCACGTGTTCTGTCTATCGAATTTGAAGATCAAGAGAATGGATTCTGGGACTGGAAAATTGTTGGTTCATCTATGGTTGCGCCTCGCGTTGTCCACACTACCGGACGCCTGCAAATGCGAGACCCGAAGGACGTTTCATACCAGGCGGAATTCCGTCGGCTCAGCCGCATGGTGGATCATGAGAGATGCTTGGCCGTTCTGAACGCTAGACCAAGGGACAATGACGTGGAAATATTGCAGGGACGCAGTATATACAGGGCGTTCAGCGACGTCGTTGACTTTGGACAGCAGTACCGCAGTCTGCGTTGGCTGGTCGGTCGGGGTAACGAGAGTGCCGGTCGGTTTTCTAAAACACCACAAAATGATGCGTGGTTTGACCAGCTTCGAGGAGAGCATATCAGCCAGGTGGGCGGGATCTGGGTCAATTGCATGAGTAATCATAGCCGAGATGATATTTTCTTGGGAGCAGAAATCGAGACCTATATGGTTTCACCCGACTGGGTAAACCGGCCACTGCCCGATCAATGTGATGTTCTGGCGCGCCATCTAAAGCACAGGAATACGGGTGACTATACAAGTGATAGCTTTGTGTTTGACCCTGACAGTGGAGACTTGGTACAGGTCTTGCTGGGAGTAAGATTCACCCGGACGCCTAGGGCCTCTTTCGTCCGGGCATTGCAACACATGACACCAGGCCTGGAAACTGGCCATCCCGAGTCGATGTTGGGCACAACTCTGCAACCTATTCCTATGACGGCTGCCACACCTGTGGCCGTAGCCGAAGCTCCAAAGACAGTTTCCCCGAAGGCGAATATTCATGAGACACCGACGAGAAACCTGCTCACGGAGATGACCGAGCTCATCGCCAACATAGTCGGCGTGGATATAGCTGAAATTGGACCGGATGCCAACCTCGTCGACTTTGGCGTCGATTCCCTGCTTGCGCTGGAATTGCAAGGTGAGATCAAGACCGCCTTTTCCTGCGCGCCAGACGTGGTCGCAATACTTGAAGCCACTACCATACGTGATTTGGTAGCATGCCTTCCTATCCCTCGAGATATGCTACAGCATGAGAccatcaacaatgctgaATCAACGGATGACCTTTTTCACGAGGTCTCCTCGCTTTCCCAGGCCTCAGATCCATATTTGAGTACCCCATGTGAGTCCAGTACGTCAGGCTCATTCATCCCCCTTGACTTGCTATGGAGAGCGTCGGACATCCTAGAGTCGTTCTCTGCCATTAAGGGTCGTGGTGACCAGATGATTCTTGAGCATGGCCTGGGCAATTTCGAAAGCAATATCGTTCCAGATACCAATCGGCTGTGCACTGCACTTGTGGTGGAATGCTTCGAGGAGCTCGGCTGTCCATTACAGAGCGCAAATCCTGGTGATGTCTTGAGCCGCATATCTTTCAAGCCTCAGCACACAATCTTCGTGAACTATATTTATCATTTTCTTGAGAAAACTGCGCAGCTTGTCAGCCTTGATCAAACCGGGCGACTCATACGTACTGAAACACCTACCCCTACAATGAGCAGCAAAGACATGCTGCCTGAGCTGCTAAAGAAATACCCTGATCATGGTGATTTTACACAATTGACGTATCACGCAGGCATTCAGCTTGCTAGCGCATTATCGGGACTCACAGATGGTAATCGAGTGCTGATGAGCAATCCAGAAGGCCGCAAGCTCTGCGAATCTGTGTATCACAACTACCCACTCAATAGAATTGGATTTGAAACAATCCGCGACGTGATCATTCAAGCACTTAAACACATTCACATAGACAAAACACCCCTGAAGATTCTTGAATTGGGAGCGGGAACTGGAAGCCTGACTAGTGTATTGTTACCACTTCTTGGCTCGTTGGACATTCCCGTTGAGTATACTTTCACGGATCTATCCTCGTCGCTAGTGGCACAGGCACGTCGCACACTTGGAAGGCAATACAAATTCATGAAGTTTGCCGTGCAAGACATAGAAAAGCCCCCAAGTAAGGAGATAGCAGGACAACAGCACATTATCGTCGCGAGCAATGCAGTCCATGCCACGCGAAGCTTGGAGGACTCGACAAGAAACATTCGACAGGCATTGCGACCAGATGGTTTCCTCATGGTACTTGAAATGCGAGAAGCATGGCCTGCACTTGATCTTACATTTGGCCTGTACGAGGGCTGGTGGCTTTTCGAAGATGGACGTACCCACGTCTATACCTCACCCGAGGTCTGGAAGCGTAGCTTGACGGCTGCTGGATATGAGGCTGTTGACTGGACCGATGGGAAGCTTCCGGAGCACAAATATTACATGGTCGTTATAGCTCTGGCATCCGCGCTATAA
- a CDS encoding uncharacterized protein (predicted protein) codes for MSASPLPTQFNTLDPASSCPRILCLHGGGSNSQIFRIGCRVLEAQLSNDARLVYADGPFFAPPGPLITGVFTEWGPFRSWLPPDLGVGPGKGQGVKLIYEDPTDADMVIEQIHHSLQKAMEDDDRNGATGPWVGLLGFSQGAKIAASLLFRQQTDPERFTSLPFFQFGTLAAGPAPLVWLGSRESHQVGGKSSLDPLLRIPTLHIYGTRDHLVRSSADWLYQCCSPDSARLFVWEGEHVMPTRTRDVSAIAEMIIEVLRGLAN; via the coding sequence ATGTCAGCCTCTCCATTGCCAACGCAGTTCAACACGCTTGATCCGGCATCTTCCTGCCCCAGGATCCTTTGCCTCCATGGCGGAGGCTCAAACTCTCAGATTTTTCGTATTGGGTGCCGCGTGCTCGAGGCTCAGTTGTCCAACGATGCCAGACTAGTATATGCAGATGGCCCTTTCTTTGCACCACCTGGTCCACTCATAACTGGTGTCTTCACTGAATGGGGTCCCTTCCGGTCCTGGCTTCCACCAGACCTAGGAGTTGGACCAGGCAAAGGGCAAGGCGTGAAGCTTATATACGAAGATCCTACGGATGCCGACATGGTCATTGAGCAGATCCACCACAGCTTGCAGAAAGcaatggaggatgatgatcgAAATGGAGCAACGGGCCCTTGGGTTGGACTCCTGGGATTCAGTCAAGGGGCTAAGATCGCAGCGAGTCTACTTTTCAGGCAGCAAACCGATCCCGAGCGATTCACatcccttcctttctttcagTTTGGTACTCTTGCTGCAGGGCCAGCACCGCTTGTTTGGCTAGGCTCAAGAGAGAGTCATCAAGTGGGAGGCAAATCGTCGCTTGACCCTCTGCTTCGAATTCCTACCCTTCACATCTATGGCACGCGTGATCACCTCGTTCGGTCTTCAGCGGATTGGCTATATCAATGTTGCTCACCTGACTCAGCAAGACTATTCGTTTGGGAGGGTGAACATGTCATGCCTACTAGAACTAGAGATGTTTCGGCGATTGCGGAAATGATCATTGAGGTGCTGCGGGGACTGGCAAACTGA